A region from the Biomphalaria glabrata chromosome 14, xgBioGlab47.1, whole genome shotgun sequence genome encodes:
- the LOC129922747 gene encoding nucleolar protein 58-like yields MHKNLRHQIPVAVQSFVGGVNLIIKEEQVEKDQVEKEQVEKKQVEKKQDKKEQVKKEQVKKEQVEKEQDKKEQVKKEQVEKKQDKKQQDKKEQVKKEQVEKKQDKKQQDKKEQVEKEQDKKEQVEKKQDEKEQDKKEQVKKEQVEKKQDKKEQDKKEQVEKEQDKKEQVEKKQDEKEQDKKEQVKKEQVKKEQVEKKQDEKEQDKKEQVKKEQVEKKQVKLSITF; encoded by the exons ATGCACAAGAATCTGAGACATCAGATACCAGTGGCTGTACAAAGTTTTGTAGGAGGTGTCAACCTTATTA TTAAGGAAGAACAAGTTGAGAAAGATCAAGTTGAGAAAGAACAAGTTGAGAAAAAACAAGTTGAGAAAAAACAAGATAAGAAAGAACAAGTTAAGAAAGAACAAGTTAAGAAAGAACAAGTTGAGAAAGAACAAGATAAGAAAGAACAAGTTAAGAAAGAACAAGTTGAGAAAAAACAAGATAAGAAACAACAAGATAAGAAAGAACAAGTTAAGAAAGAACAAGTTGAGAAAAAACAAGATAAGAAACAACAAGATAAGAAAGAACAAGTTGAGAAAGAACAAGATAAGAAAGAACAAGTTGAGaaaaaacaagatgagaaagaacAAGATAAGAAAGAACAAGTTAAGAAAGAACAAGTTGAGAAAAAACAAGATAAGAAAGAACAAGATAAGAAAGAACAAGTTGAGAAAGAACAAGATAAGAAAGAACAAGTTGAGaaaaaacaagatgagaaagaacAAGATAAGAAAGAACAAGTTAAGAAAGAACAAGTTAAGAAAGAACAAGTTGAGaaaaaacaagatgagaaagaacAAGATAAGAAAGAACAAGTTAAGAAAGAACAAGTTGAGAAAAAACAAGTAAAGCTATCTATTACATTCTAA